A stretch of the Sebaldella sp. S0638 genome encodes the following:
- a CDS encoding AraC family transcriptional regulator, producing the protein MKNYCQQYLKSLEYMVDEVEIGSTEREYHILNGDDKGNIIHQVMCEGVELLKIEAKVKNYYECSNKSFGDCLIICFLKEGEITVKYSEKESYNLKAGELFLSYGGSETKEIFIPSPGRKIKMLIMVLSKTYLDNFNEDKDVSKSVRYLRENLVPNEKKFIRNTQEKLLNILDLVMRYEAKWGKKFFAFSKVNEGMGGIITVFIKSIIEIDDYESDIFENVVDYMENNYNEPDLLAKIHKKFYINRGELSKKFKEKTGMGMHEFLKNIKLDRAYSMLRDRNMKVSEVANMIGYENYGYFSQIFKKHYGVYPLEVKNKTNLKNKK; encoded by the coding sequence ATGAAGAACTATTGTCAGCAATATTTGAAATCACTTGAATATATGGTAGACGAGGTGGAAATAGGCTCCACGGAAAGGGAATACCATATATTGAACGGTGATGACAAAGGAAATATTATTCATCAGGTAATGTGTGAAGGGGTGGAACTGTTAAAAATAGAAGCTAAAGTGAAAAATTATTATGAATGCAGTAATAAAAGCTTTGGAGACTGCCTGATAATTTGTTTTTTGAAAGAGGGAGAAATAACAGTAAAATATTCGGAAAAAGAAAGCTATAACCTGAAGGCCGGGGAGCTGTTTTTGAGTTATGGCGGGAGTGAAACAAAGGAAATTTTTATTCCCTCGCCGGGCAGAAAAATAAAAATGCTCATAATGGTACTGAGTAAAACATATCTGGATAATTTTAATGAGGATAAAGATGTAAGCAAGAGTGTACGTTATCTTAGAGAAAATCTGGTTCCGAATGAAAAAAAGTTTATAAGAAATACACAGGAAAAACTGCTCAATATACTGGATCTGGTAATGAGATATGAAGCAAAATGGGGGAAAAAATTCTTTGCTTTTTCCAAAGTAAATGAAGGAATGGGCGGAATAATAACTGTTTTCATTAAATCTATTATTGAAATAGACGACTATGAAAGTGATATTTTTGAAAATGTTGTGGATTATATGGAAAATAATTATAATGAACCTGATCTGCTGGCAAAGATACACAAGAAATTTTATATAAACAGGGGAGAGTTAAGCAAAAAATTCAAGGAAAAAACCGGAATGGGAATGCATGAATTTCTTAAAAATATCAAACTTGACAGGGCATACAGCATGCTTAGGGATAGAAATATGAAAGTTTCAGAGGTAGCCAATATGATTGGATATGAAAATTACGGTTATTTTTCTCAGATTTTTAAAAAACATTACGGAGTGTACCCG